In Aerococcus loyolae, a genomic segment contains:
- a CDS encoding AI-2E family transporter: protein MNFEKNWIKVFSGIAILLAVLWIMNNLNIISNFMGQIQNVISPFLVGAAIAFILSIPVNYIEKYLKKINYFKTHRKTLRGLAIVLSLILIVLLIYFLIFLVLPDFEDTITSFISIVPTTISQVISKVMRFIDRHPELVTYIQQLDINLNNLAQRAIAFVQSLATNLLSQTFTIGIGLVNSLFNLFISLVFGITVVSAKETLTRQVKKVIYAICNLPWANYLVNVGKLANDVFTNFVSGQVLEAFILGIMVYIGMLICNFPYALTISVIMGASGLIPIFGAIFGAVAGALLIVVTSPTKAILFIIFITVVQQLEGNIIYPRVVGGSVGLPGLWTLVAVTVGGAFFGLPGMLLSVPTVSVIYQLTAATINHRLDLKELDIETWSAEIDPK, encoded by the coding sequence ATGAATTTTGAAAAGAATTGGATAAAAGTTTTTAGTGGAATAGCCATTCTCTTGGCGGTCCTTTGGATAATGAATAATCTAAATATTATCAGTAATTTTATGGGCCAGATTCAAAATGTAATTAGTCCATTTTTAGTTGGGGCAGCAATTGCCTTTATTCTATCGATTCCGGTAAATTATATTGAAAAATACTTAAAAAAAATCAATTATTTTAAGACACACCGAAAAACTTTACGCGGCTTAGCCATTGTCCTTTCCTTAATTCTTATCGTCTTATTGATATACTTTTTAATTTTCTTAGTCCTACCTGATTTTGAGGATACGATTACTTCATTCATTTCTATCGTGCCTACAACTATCAGTCAAGTCATCTCTAAGGTCATGCGTTTTATTGACCGTCATCCTGAATTAGTGACTTATATCCAACAATTGGATATCAATTTAAATAATTTAGCCCAAAGAGCTATCGCCTTCGTGCAATCCTTAGCTACCAATTTACTTTCACAAACCTTTACTATCGGTATTGGCCTGGTGAATAGCCTGTTTAACTTATTTATTTCTTTGGTTTTTGGAATTACTGTGGTTTCGGCCAAGGAAACTTTAACTAGGCAAGTAAAGAAAGTTATTTATGCTATTTGTAATTTACCTTGGGCAAATTACTTAGTCAATGTGGGCAAGTTAGCCAATGATGTTTTCACTAATTTTGTTAGTGGCCAGGTACTTGAAGCTTTTATACTCGGAATTATGGTTTATATTGGCATGTTAATTTGTAATTTTCCTTATGCTTTAACTATTTCAGTGATAATGGGAGCTTCGGGTTTGATTCCGATTTTTGGAGCGATCTTCGGAGCAGTTGCTGGGGCCTTGCTAATCGTTGTGACTAGTCCAACCAAAGCGATTTTATTTATCATCTTTATTACAGTTGTGCAACAACTGGAAGGAAATATTATTTATCCTCGTGTTGTTGGGGGGAGCGTTGGCTTACCTGGCTTATGGACCCTGGTCGCTGTGACTGTGGGCGGTGCTTTCTTTGGTTTACCAGGAATGTTACTCAGTGTCCCTACGGTATCGGTAATATACCAACTAACAGCAGCCACCATTAACCATCGACTGGATCTGAAAGAATTAGATATCGAAACTTGGAGCGCAGAAATCGATCCTAAATAA
- a CDS encoding ABC transporter ATP-binding protein, whose amino-acid sequence MENNRQLMKSLWHFISPYRFKFSLSVIFTIVLCLSNVLEPIVLGLAITEISKNILAIMNNVPGAGINYDYLLKIMALYFLRGIFYHGSFYLSQYWLTDVVQHSIYDLRNAISHKANRLPVSYFDKNQTGDILSRMTNDVDTLSNALQQSVLPLLTGVLQISFALISMFILHWKLALVSVVSMPITYLSAKSILNYSQPIFKKQADALGHLFGYTQEQLSGYTEIKVYNKETESVDEFEKRNQNLQEVGFKAAFLAEILQPILSFISNLAYIVITGLGAYFVFIQQLTIGNLQAFVQYVWQINQPIQTITQLIGVIQSAVAASQRIFTFLDEEEVYQKPVTEHLPLTIKGQVSFDHVKFAYDEDNILMHDVSFTVEPGQTVAIVGPTGAGKTTLINLLMRFYDVLDGSINIDGINIKDISRHDLRSHIGMVLQDAWLYTDTIRENIRLGDLEASDYEVIDAAKIANVDHFIRTLPGGYDMEINEEGSNVSLGQKQLMTIARAIVSDPDILILDEATSSVDTRLEQLIQSAMDRIMENRTSFVIAHRLSTIRNADIILVMKNGDIIEHGNHDSLMAKDGFYADLYNSQFNQESAAEIHMGY is encoded by the coding sequence GTTCTAGGTTTAGCTATTACTGAAATCTCTAAAAATATATTAGCTATCATGAACAATGTGCCAGGAGCTGGGATTAACTATGACTACTTATTAAAGATCATGGCCCTTTACTTTCTACGGGGAATCTTCTACCATGGTTCTTTTTACCTCAGTCAATACTGGTTAACTGATGTCGTGCAGCATTCGATTTATGATTTGCGTAATGCCATTAGTCATAAAGCAAATCGTCTACCAGTTTCCTATTTCGATAAAAATCAAACGGGCGATATTCTTAGCCGAATGACTAACGATGTGGATACCTTATCCAACGCCCTCCAGCAATCAGTTCTTCCCCTATTAACCGGCGTTTTACAAATTAGCTTTGCCTTAATCAGTATGTTTATTTTGCATTGGAAGCTGGCCTTGGTTAGTGTCGTCTCTATGCCTATTACATACTTGAGTGCAAAATCTATTTTGAATTACTCTCAGCCAATCTTTAAAAAACAAGCAGATGCATTGGGACACCTCTTTGGCTATACTCAAGAACAATTATCCGGCTACACCGAAATAAAGGTCTATAACAAAGAAACCGAGTCGGTTGATGAATTTGAAAAGCGTAATCAAAATCTGCAAGAAGTTGGCTTTAAAGCCGCATTCCTAGCTGAAATCCTCCAACCCATCTTAAGCTTTATTTCTAATTTAGCTTATATTGTAATCACTGGCCTCGGTGCTTACTTTGTCTTTATCCAACAATTAACCATTGGTAACTTACAAGCCTTTGTCCAATATGTATGGCAAATTAACCAACCCATCCAAACCATCACCCAACTCATCGGAGTGATTCAAAGTGCCGTAGCGGCCAGTCAGCGGATCTTCACCTTCCTTGATGAAGAAGAGGTTTACCAAAAGCCAGTCACTGAACATCTTCCTCTAACAATTAAAGGACAAGTTAGCTTTGACCATGTGAAATTTGCCTATGATGAGGATAATATCTTAATGCACGATGTATCCTTTACCGTAGAACCCGGTCAAACAGTTGCCATTGTTGGCCCAACTGGAGCAGGTAAGACCACCCTGATTAACCTGCTCATGCGCTTCTACGATGTCCTGGACGGGTCAATTAATATTGATGGCATTAATATCAAAGACATCAGCCGACATGATTTGAGAAGCCATATTGGGATGGTCTTACAAGATGCTTGGCTTTATACAGATACTATCCGTGAAAATATTCGCCTTGGTGATCTAGAAGCTAGTGATTATGAAGTGATTGATGCTGCTAAGATAGCCAATGTCGATCACTTTATTCGGACCTTACCTGGGGGCTATGATATGGAAATTAACGAAGAAGGAAGTAATGTTTCCCTAGGTCAAAAGCAACTCATGACCATCGCCCGGGCGATCGTATCTGATCCTGATATTCTTATTCTCGATGAGGCAACTTCCTCGGTTGATACTCGCTTGGAACAATTAATTCAATCTGCAATGGACCGCATCATGGAAAACCGGACCAGCTTCGTCATTGCCCACCGTCTATCAACCATCCGTAATGCTGATATCATACTAGTTATGAAAAATGGTGATATTATCGAACACGGTAACCATGATAGTCTCATGGCCAAAGACGGTTTCTATGCTGATCTTTACAATAGTCAGTTTAACCAAGAAAGTGCCGCAGAAATTCACATGGGCTATTAG
- the ltrA gene encoding group II intron reverse transcriptase/maturase codes for MGKAEKLRKQRSLQRHKVEPEKYVGALSNSAIEYMKRHDGSLMSLVVREENLMRAAQAVRKNKGAAGIDGVSAKSAEAEVRKYLKPLQQKLINATYKPQPVKRVEIPKANGGVRQLGIPVVRDRIVQQAIRQIIEPIIDPQLSSNSHGFRKGKSAHSALKQCVEYYEAGYKIVVDCDLKNCFDNFNQDKMINYLEGMVKDPAISRILRRFMSAGVIDMSGQFIDSHTGTPQGGVISPLLCNVYLNELDRELERRGHRFVRYADDFAIFVKSKRAGERVLKSITTYIEKDLRLTVNHEKSQVGSPTRLKFLGCLIMPTRKGCRFRPTYEAKKKFRAKLKRLTSRKRPGTFKTIVKEINQVTQGWINYFGIGYIKTYIEEIEQWLNHRLRQLILKRWKSCQTKIVRLMRLGLDSNSAKRIAFSRKKYWRLSKTPEVHNALTTKRLRQWGLKSLTLLAESAYLRY; via the coding sequence ATGGGAAAAGCAGAAAAGTTGCGAAAGCAACGCAGCCTACAAAGGCATAAGGTGGAACCTGAAAAGTATGTAGGTGCGCTTAGTAATTCAGCTATTGAATATATGAAAAGACATGATGGGTCTCTAATGAGTCTCGTCGTCAGAGAAGAAAACCTCATGCGAGCGGCTCAAGCGGTTCGAAAGAACAAAGGAGCAGCTGGTATTGATGGGGTTTCCGCGAAATCTGCGGAAGCCGAAGTAAGGAAGTACCTCAAACCCTTACAACAGAAACTAATAAACGCGACATATAAACCTCAACCGGTGAAACGGGTAGAAATTCCCAAAGCCAATGGGGGAGTTCGTCAATTAGGCATTCCTGTTGTCAGGGATCGGATTGTTCAACAAGCCATTCGACAAATTATTGAACCAATCATTGATCCTCAACTATCATCAAATAGCCATGGCTTTCGTAAAGGTAAGAGTGCACATAGTGCACTGAAACAGTGTGTCGAATATTACGAAGCCGGCTATAAAATTGTCGTTGATTGTGATCTCAAGAACTGTTTTGATAATTTTAATCAAGATAAGATGATTAACTACTTAGAAGGAATGGTTAAAGATCCGGCAATATCACGTATTCTCAGACGTTTTATGAGTGCAGGTGTTATTGATATGTCTGGTCAATTCATTGATAGTCATACGGGCACCCCCCAAGGGGGTGTCATCTCACCGCTTCTATGTAATGTTTATTTGAATGAACTGGATAGAGAATTAGAACGTCGTGGGCATCGTTTTGTGCGCTATGCAGATGATTTTGCGATTTTCGTTAAATCAAAACGTGCAGGCGAACGGGTATTAAAGAGTATTACTACTTACATCGAGAAAGATCTTCGATTAACAGTTAACCATGAGAAGAGTCAAGTGGGTTCGCCAACCCGTTTAAAATTCTTGGGTTGCCTTATCATGCCTACCCGAAAGGGTTGTCGTTTTCGTCCGACGTATGAAGCAAAGAAGAAATTCAGAGCAAAGTTAAAACGTCTGACAAGTCGAAAGCGACCAGGCACCTTTAAAACCATTGTAAAAGAGATCAACCAAGTGACACAAGGTTGGATCAACTATTTTGGAATAGGTTATATTAAAACTTATATTGAAGAAATAGAACAATGGTTAAACCATCGCCTAAGGCAACTCATTTTGAAGCGATGGAAAAGCTGTCAAACGAAGATTGTACGCCTCATGCGGTTAGGATTAGATAGTAATAGTGCGAAACGTATTGCTTTCTCACGTAAGAAATATTGGCGTCTATCTAAAACACCGGAGGTGCACAACGCTCTGACAACAAAAAGACTCCGCCAGTGGGGATTAAAATCATTAACCCTCCTGGCGGAGTCTGCCTATTTAAGATATTGA
- a CDS encoding HesB/YadR/YfhF family protein, translating into MQIRISDQALNFFKEDMDLGSGDAVRFTSKVYGKTNIHEGVSVMVQVSQPQKILVSETIDGITFFAEEDDAWFYNDHSLEVDYDEEEEKLLFTFVDD; encoded by the coding sequence ATGCAAATTCGAATTAGTGATCAGGCATTAAATTTTTTCAAAGAAGATATGGATTTAGGTTCCGGGGATGCTGTCCGCTTCACCAGTAAAGTCTATGGGAAAACCAACATTCATGAAGGTGTATCGGTTATGGTTCAAGTCAGTCAACCGCAAAAAATCCTGGTAAGTGAAACAATCGATGGCATCACCTTCTTTGCTGAAGAAGATGATGCTTGGTTCTACAATGATCACTCTCTAGAAGTTGACTACGATGAAGAAGAAGAAAAATTATTATTTACTTTTGTTGATGACTAA
- the coaA gene encoding type I pantothenate kinase yields the protein MAFNNMYHIIDRDDWHAYRDEITSDINVKLTEKQLEALLAFNDHLTLEDANDIYQPLTQLISIYFKNYQRLISERNQFLGINDKIPPFIIGISGSVAVGKSTTARLLQLFLSQFFPYLDVELITTDGFLYPNEQLEHWDLMHRKGFPESYDMHELKKFFMAVKSNKQRLKVPLYSHESYDRINAYREIKSPHILIVEGINVLQFVGSDQFFIGEYADLSIYVDADTELIEKWYMERFILLRENAQRDPAHYNQRYSKMSLDDALRSAKRTWENINLVNLEDYILPTRDRADIVIHKIENHYIDSIRMRRY from the coding sequence ATGGCTTTCAATAATATGTATCATATTATTGATCGTGACGATTGGCATGCTTATCGTGACGAAATTACATCTGATATTAATGTGAAATTAACCGAAAAGCAATTAGAGGCCTTGCTTGCTTTTAATGATCATCTGACTTTAGAAGATGCTAATGATATTTATCAGCCTCTCACACAATTAATTAGTATATACTTTAAAAACTATCAAAGGTTGATTAGTGAACGCAATCAATTTTTAGGAATCAATGATAAAATACCACCTTTTATTATTGGCATATCGGGAAGTGTTGCCGTTGGTAAAAGTACTACAGCGCGTCTATTGCAACTCTTTTTATCGCAATTTTTTCCCTATTTAGATGTTGAATTAATTACTACCGATGGTTTTTTATATCCTAATGAGCAATTAGAGCATTGGGATTTAATGCACCGTAAGGGCTTCCCGGAAAGCTATGATATGCATGAATTAAAGAAGTTTTTCATGGCTGTCAAGAGTAACAAGCAGCGGCTCAAAGTGCCTTTGTACTCTCATGAGAGTTATGACCGGATTAATGCCTACCGGGAAATTAAGTCCCCCCATATTTTAATTGTTGAAGGAATCAATGTCTTACAATTTGTCGGATCAGATCAGTTTTTCATTGGTGAATATGCTGATCTGTCCATTTATGTGGATGCTGATACTGAATTAATTGAAAAATGGTATATGGAGCGTTTTATTTTACTTCGTGAAAATGCCCAGAGAGATCCCGCTCACTACAACCAACGTTATAGTAAGATGTCATTAGACGACGCTTTACGTTCAGCTAAACGGACTTGGGAAAACATTAATTTAGTTAACTTGGAAGACTATATTTTACCCACTCGAGATCGGGCAGACATAGTTATTCATAAAATTGAAAATCACTATATTGATTCAATTAGAATGCGACGCTATTAG
- a CDS encoding acyl-[acyl-carrier-protein] thioesterase: MLASYQKDIIISQDQCDQEGRIQIKSLIALFLALSADHDQDLKQAGLWSLDSRYIWVIVENQLSINRLAECNQSVTVTTELAGANAFFVKRSFSLVDQEKDLLAKCTMVYTLIDFVSRQIERVDTDSLDAKLGIDVSKRIRLNKIKFSPTGDADLLSEFLVDHQAIDQNKHVNNLVYLDWIFRQVGQEFIESWQVKDLTIIYKHELYEGDRGWLKSEINQAGDKQLLTKHKIVSFDDNIHASVEICWNRKD; encoded by the coding sequence ATGCTAGCGTCTTATCAAAAAGATATTATTATCAGTCAGGATCAATGTGATCAAGAAGGTCGTATTCAGATTAAGAGCCTCATTGCTCTCTTTTTAGCCCTCTCTGCTGACCACGATCAAGACCTAAAGCAGGCCGGACTTTGGTCGCTGGACTCGCGTTATATCTGGGTAATTGTTGAAAATCAGTTAAGCATTAACCGTCTAGCAGAATGTAACCAATCAGTCACTGTGACCACAGAGTTGGCAGGGGCTAACGCTTTCTTTGTAAAAAGAAGCTTTAGCTTAGTTGATCAAGAAAAAGACCTTTTAGCCAAGTGTACCATGGTATATACTTTGATTGATTTTGTCAGTCGTCAAATTGAACGGGTTGATACGGACTCCTTAGATGCCAAGTTAGGGATTGATGTTAGCAAGCGCATCCGTTTGAATAAAATTAAATTTTCACCAACAGGGGATGCCGATTTGCTAAGTGAATTCTTGGTTGATCACCAGGCGATTGACCAGAACAAGCATGTTAACAATTTAGTCTATCTGGATTGGATATTTAGGCAAGTAGGTCAAGAATTTATAGAGAGCTGGCAGGTGAAGGATTTGACCATCATCTATAAGCACGAGCTCTATGAGGGGGATCGCGGCTGGTTAAAATCAGAAATCAATCAAGCAGGCGATAAGCAGCTATTGACCAAGCATAAAATAGTATCCTTTGATGACAATATTCATGCAAGTGTTGAAATATGTTGGAATAGAAAAGACTAG